ATCTATAAAAGATTCTTCAAATTCAGCAATAGCCAACAAGTCCACAATCTAAGACCAAGAGTCGATGAGGTCCTTACTTACCATTTTTCACTTTCGCAGTTAGTTTCTTGCCGCAAGGCCCAGAAGCTTGTCAAACCTAACCTTTTTCTATCTTATCCTCTATTGTCGTTTATTAATACACAATAGGCTACTATTAAAAAGAGTGGGCGTCTATTAAACTCCAactatatttcaaaaaaaaaaaattgttggagtcttgcatttttttgatacaAAATAATTCAATCCTTCTCAGGATGTCAAGTATATTAGAGCGTCATATAAAGTTTCTCTCTAATTTCAAACTTTGTAGagggattttttttcttttttgtttcggaGCGTCCTCACGATGATCATAAATCATCTTCTTTTAcaaatcttttcttttatatccTTTTGTTGCCCCAAGTCCCAAGTGAGCTATAAAAGCCATTTACTAGGAggcatttttagaaaaaaatgtcCCATCAAAGACGTAATCTTACCATGTTAAAATTTAGAACTTTAAACAAACGcctttattatttgattttccccTCATAAAAGTTGCTAGCCTTTTCCATCTTTTCCATAAAACAAGTTTCAAGTTTGAATCTTTCATCAAATTAAATATAACTACAGCTTGTGCTATTTTTAGAACCTCACTTTACTCAATAATTTGACAAGTTATTGttgacttttgttttttgttcaaGTAGTCAAAATTTTAGGCggataaaattaagaaaataaaagatgatAGAAACTAATACACAAGCAAACCTTCTTTTCTACCAGAGCTTTTCCGAATAGTTGCATCATCTTTGTTGGAATAGAGAATACATGAATGTTTTAAACTAAGATGCATGGAGCAACTTGAAGCAGATctgaaaattaaaattgaaGAGAATATCTGACTACCCAACGTTTTGTAATTAAGTAGCTTACTTTTAATgaagcctttttttttaatacaaaaaaGGGTTAGTATGCACATAGCCCTTGCTTAGTACAGTTCATGAccccttgcaaaaaaaaaaaggtatatttaaaaaaatccaATAATTATGCAATGCAAGCTCATCAAGATTTCTTCAACTGGCAAAACTAGATTTGTTCATACAATgtttgtcaaaattttgaagaaaaacttggaattttgaatcactgaaattttcaagaaactcTAAATCCACAAAGTGCGGCCTATGAATAAATTCACCGAACGCTTGAACACATCATGCTTTGAATTTTCCTCATCCCAAATCCAATCTCCCTCTTTTGTCTTTGCACGTAATCGGAATCTGAAGAAGACGTGCATGTGCATtgttatgtaaaaaaaaggtCTAAGTCCATATGAACATCAGGATTGAACTGTTGAGAGTTACAgaacaaaagtcaaaaaaaaaataaaaaattgtccCATTGGGTACCCAATTATTACTCAAATATTCCCAGAAGTTGTTGGATATGTTTGAGATAATCCCATTCAATGCCCAATTCCCAATCTGTTAAGAGTCTATCCTGCACAAAATCCCTTGGGACATGGACAGGCCATTCGGACTTGAAATCAATTCGCATATGAATTGAGAATTATGCAGCTAAAATGGGAAAACACTTCAAGGACAGAAAACTATAGACCATGAACCCCaataaaggagaaaaaaaaaaaagctgataATTAGTCCCGGTTACCTTGAAATGCTGGAAAACCAAAAAGCTTTTACCAAAGAAGTTGCTCAGACTAATGATGAGCTTCCAAACTTTGTGGAGATTCCTTGAAACTTTCCCCTTTTCTCTGCTTCAACTTTGTGGACTGGTATTGATTAACATTGCAAGTAGAGAGATGAATGAATAAGGAAGCAGCCAAATTAGTGAGAGCGgataaaaattgagaatttgGCTTAGGTTCCAACGTCCAGAGACGTGGACGTGCAAGAAAAATGACAGGGAGATTACGATATACATGTATAATTGCAAGGGGAAAAGTCGGTGAAATTTTTTAAACATACATTTCTATTGTGTCCTTTCCAGCCTAGCCTTTTCTATATATGGCATCATCAACCCTGACTTTTTGAAGTATATGATCAGTAAAGAAAATTTATAGATAttaaatcaagagaaaaggaaacaaaaaatcaaaagtcagttttcaaaattttctataaACTTATCTGTGACTTAAATAAGGCAAGAATTGAGGCAAATTTTGGTATACTATTAAATTGAAAATGCTGGAAATCACGAGGACCACAAGAATTACAAAAAGTTGTGACATCGTCCAAACAGGCCGTCCCTGCGAGTAAAGAGAGAGACTCAGACGTTGATGACAAAGTGATGGACTATTAAATGATTAAGATTGTCCAGCCGGCTGATTAATTAACAAATGGATTAGATGTCTAGATTCCAGATTAAAGATTGCTGCATCAAATTCCAAGAGCATAATCAATATCAAAACTGAACCGGTGTTTCCCTTAGAGCTATGGTCAAGTAAAAGAGTAACTTTAGGTGATAATCACTTTTGATATGGTTATGTTCTGAAAACCTGCCATGTGGTCCAAATAAGAGAAATATAAACACTGGTTAAAATATAATTCAGgtgttatatttttgaaaatataaaatcaattagggaaagtaaataaatacaagagagagtatgtaagattaaatagaaaaagtatataaatacaagggatgataataattgttagtatgtgtgtgtgtgtgtgtatatacacATGATAAGTTAGGTAAATTTTATGTATGTTAACCAGTACCCATTGGTTAACACTTGttagaaaaatcttttttttttcacaaatttgaaTGATGTATATTATGATTTTGGAAAAGTTGAATTTAGGAAATTTTAtagtttgattgaatttcctCATACACATATGAAAAGTCATTGTATAggaaaatttcaactttaattaattttctttcttcatgGCCCTCCCTTCAATCCTCTCGATCTGCTCCACCTTCTTGTATGAATTCCGGTGGACTCTATTGACAATTTTGTTCAAGAATTGTGCAAGTTCTGACAtatttgtttacaaataaatgaaaattaataATAGCAGTTTAATTTTGCAGTTGAATGCAACAATTCGTCTAACTTAGATTAGTTTAGAGAGACGGAGAAACTAAAGTTTTGTAATTTACACTTGGAGCACATGATGCAGAAAAACATAGCAAGtaattttggcaattttttggcAACTAGTGGCCATCTCGGAggacttttgaaaaatttttgaaaaataatattcttCTGGATGTGTTTCGTTGGCTATTCTTAATTCGTTGATTGAAATTGACATTCTATCATACTGATTTTTGTAGGAAGCATTTAAGGTGAAATTGGAGCATTAAAAGTTACATTAAAGAAAAGTTGTGCCCTTCTCTGCAACAAATTGTCAGCTTTGGGATGTCCAGTCATCTATAACATGCCAATAACTTTCATGGGATTAACTGCAATAATatgattccaaaaaaaaaaatttgttaaaatagCAAAATAAATGTGATATAGGACATAGATAAAATTTGTAATTGAAGATGAATATTCTGAAATCCTACACCTCTTTTGTGGAATTGTTTCCTTAAACTAAGACCAATCATTTCTAATCTACTAATCTtgtttttgtattgttttaGTAAATTAATAAAATCAACTTTTAAATTATCTTTTCATGCTTAACAACTCAAGAGATCCTCCAAACTGGAAAAGTGGGAAATGGGGGACGGGGCAAATTTGCGAGTATAATTGATCTTTCAGCCACTAAACTCTATTTGGGCCTTGGGGCAAAACCATttgattaattattttataattcCATAAAAGATTCTGAAATTTAGGAATTCACCAAAAGCCCACAAGCCCATAATGTTGACAAATAGCTGGTGGTGTTATGCCTGAGTTTATTGTAGTTAAGTCCAGGAACTTACTACATTCATTTCGGATAAAGGGTTTAAGATTTTCCTCTGGAGGTTAAGCCTAGTTTCCGGGCTAATGAGAGAAAATAAATATGGATTTATATCATGTATAATTTAACACATGAACGGGCATACCGATATTTATTGTACCTGTCAATGGGGCTCTTACCAAATCAATTAtactttttccaaaattaacACTTGAGGTACCTATTAGTCAAACCCAATAATTAAttagaggaaaaggaaaaaccaatTTTCAGTGCATGACCTCTTTGTCTTGCTTAGTAATATAAGACAAAAAATATGACGACATTTTACTTATTTCCATTCATAGTTTTTCTCTTTAGGATTCAAAGAGCAGTTTGGATTCGAGACTTACCATCTCACTTTCTATCCCCTAATGTGTGAGcacaccagttgccactaatatcaatcaatcaaacaattacggatttaattgactaatttgggaagagattaataaatcacattgaacatcgggcctttgacatccaattaataaaataatcatatgaaaattcaagcagacatcgtgcaaatattaataaattgagaaacgcgtgaaaactaattagatctcacataTTTTCGGGACTGCGCTGTCGAGTTGATCCTTGACTATGAAGGGTTTAGCCACGCCACATAATTAAATCTCCAcgcaaattaattgattgcaaAGGCATCAAGTTTTTCACTAAAAGACGAGAAATAAAAGATGTTTTTCCCATTGAAAAATATTATCGAACAGTTGGCGTGCGCctgacaaaaaaagaaaaagaaaaaaaaagaaaactaaaaactatcCTAAAACCCTTGATAAGAGCTCTTTGTACGATTGTCTCATTTTTAAAGCCAAAAATGACTAAAGCTTCTTATCCTGTGGTCTCCACCGGAATTGAAAGCCAAAAAAAGGAATACAAAAGATGCGGCtcaatttcctttttgtttcctcGGCTCCTAGGGCTCTCATAGCCCTCTCTTAATCAGCTCAATCCGTTTGTTTGGTCTCTTGTGGGCCACGTTGAGAGAGCTTTACAGGAGACTCCCACTTGTGAAATAATTTGCTTCAAAAAGTCTCtcctttttgtaattttttactCCAATCTCTGAAATTAATTTcagataccaaatataagtagatatcgacaattaatacaatatttgacaaggacaaaagagaaaattgataataaaattgcTAACAAATAATATCCTATCAGtaattttggcaattttttggcAACTAGTGGCCATCTCTGAggacttttgaaaaatttatgaaaaataaTATTCTTCTCGATGTGTTTCGTTGGCTATTCTTAATTGATTGATTGAGATTGGCATTCTATCATGCTGATTTTTGTAGGAAGTATTTAAGGTGAAATTGGAGCATTAAAAGGTACATTAAAGAAAAGTTAGTGTTTATTCATTAAAATATTGCTACATCATTACTCCACATCATGATCCAACATACTGTTAACTAAGacgccaaaaaagaaaaagaaaaagaaaaatttagcgtgtaattttgaaatattaattGCGCAATAGAGGCTCACGTTGTCACAAAATTTGTCATCCAATTAGTATTTGGGAATATATAATGCAAGTTTTTGGCCCGGAAACCAATTGAGTGCCATTCCGTATTCCCTGACCTGCCATTTTGGCACTTGCATTTTTCAGGGCATAATGGAAATGAAAGCTTATTTTGATTAAGAAAAATTCACAATTTAATTTGGAAACTAGACACGATTTAATTCTTGTCAGCTTTGGGATATCCAGTCATCTATAACATGCCAATAACTTTCATGGGATTGACTGCAATAATATGATTCAAAAACAATTTGTTAAAAGAGCAAAATAAATGTGATATAGGACATAGATAAAATTTGTGATTGAAGTTGAATATTCTGAAATCCTACACCTTTTTTGCGGAATTTTTCCTTAAACTAATCTACTAATCTAATCTAATAATCTtgtttttatattgttttagtaTATTAATAAAATCAACTTTTAAATTATCTTTTCACTCTTTACAACTGAAGTGATCCTCCAAACTGGATAAGTGGGAAGTGATCTTTCAGCCACTAAACTCTATTTGGGCCTTGGGGCAAAACCATTTGATTAATTATTTCATAATTCCATAAAAGATTCTGAAATTTATGAATTCACCAAAAGCCCACAAGCCCACAATGTTGACAAATAGCTGGAGGTGTTATGCCCACAAGTCCATGAACTTACTACGTTCATTTCGGATAAAGGGTTTAAGATTTTCCTCTGGAGAGAAAAGTGTTGAGTCGTAAATAACTATGAATTTATATCGGGCATGAACGGGCATACCGATATTTATTGCACCTGTCAATGGGTCACTTTACCAAATCAATTAtactttttccaaaattaacACTTGAGGTACCTATTAGTCAAACCCAATAATTAAttagaggaaaaggaaaaaccaatTTTTAGTGCATGACTTCTTTGTCTGGCTGAGTAATAGAAGACAAAAATATGATGACGTTTTACTTATTTCCATTCATAGTTTTTCTCTTTAGGATTTAGAGAATAGTTTGGGCTCTAGACTTACCATCTTTTTACTTTCTATCACGATGTTCATCTAATTATTTTGTCACATAATTTTACATGCGACACTTTGAACTTAATTTGTGAATAAAGCATGTCGTATATTCACATCTAAGCTAGTGGAGAAGCATATCATTTTAGGGAAAAAAACCTCAAAAGAATGGGATAGTTGGTAACATTTGAGGAAAGGGAGAAAACACGTACATGAGAACCAGTCACGATTTGAGGAAAAGGAGAAAACACGTACATGACAACCAGTCAAGATTTTGATCAAATAGGTGGTCTTCAACAAAAAAATGGATCGCACAGCTGTGTAGTAAAAAATGGGTCAAGGGCATTTTTGGTACAAGAATTGCCCCACTCTAATGAATCCCACCATTCTTTATCTCCCCTGATCTTACGAAGAGTGCTGGGAAGAGATGGTAGTCCGTTGATGGTAGGAAGAAACAAAGGCAGCCTCTTTACCTTTGGACAACCAAATATTGCAATCTTCTCAATTGAATCGCAGATCATGGCGGCCTTGCAAATGTTATTCAGTTGTGGAAGTATATCCAAACTCAAGCACCTTAAATTTGGAAGGCTGATCATGGTAGTGCCTCCTCCACTTGAAGTCAATTGAATGCCTTCTCCTCCTCCATTGCCATCGGCTGCTATCTCCTCCAGTCTTTCACAATCTTCAACTTGTAATGTTTCAAGATTTTGAAAGTTCTGCAGCAACTGCACTGTGAATAGCTGCTTCATGTTGTCACATTCAGAAATCCACAATTCTCTAAGGCAAGAAAAGGTGCCAGCTGGAAGCAAATATGGTTCTAATTCTCCGTAAAAAAGACCAACCAGATTTGGCAACCTCGTGAGGCGTAGCTCTTCGAGACCACAGAGTGGACTAAAAGACGAGACTTCCAACTGATCACGTGGAGAAGCTGAGGACAATTGCCAGAAGAACTCTATTCCAACCAAATCCATAATTTCCAATTCAGATAAGTGgcttaaatttataaaattcctGAAAACATCTGACAAGCACCTAATACCCATGCCCTCACAATCCTGGATTATCAGACTTTCCATATCATCTGGCAGATTGTTCGATCCTCTCCCAAGCTTACACTGATGGAAATACAGATGTTTCTCCTGGCACCCATAAGCATCAATATCATAACACGGACCCTTAGTTAAGGTGTCATTGATATAAACGTGATAGTCTTTTGGCCACTGAATAATATTATAGAAGTCCGTAAAAGACAAACATCCTATAAAAACTTCTAATTGGTTCAACACTTCTGGATCATTAACTTGTACGCTACCATAGGGTGGCAATAATAGCAACTGAAGACGGTGCAATTGGGAAAATGTCCCTTTTGGTATTATCTTCTGTCTTAAAGTCAGACACTGCTCTAAGTTAAGCCTTTCGAGATTGACCAGTGACTCCCAACCCTCAGGTAAATCCTCAATCTTAGTACATGATAGGTCCAAATCCCTCAATTGCTTGAGCTTTCCCAGTGGTGGCACAGATTGGAGGCCGTCTCTACCCCCACAATCCCGCAAAATCAGGGCAGTGAGATTCACCATGTCTGAAACACAATTAGGCAACTTTGTTATACCTGCGCACCAAGATAGATTCAAAACTTTAAGTCCACACATGTGCCGAAAGAATGAATCTGGGATTTCTTTTATGATAACATGAGAAAGAAGCAAGGTTGAGAGCTTAGGACAATTTGGTGACCAGTCTGGTGGAATTTCTACTCCTTCGAAATATTGTGGATAGAAGGAAACTGCATGGAGATCTTCTGTCCAATTTTGTGTTACTTTAGAATTTCCCTTTCCCATGCTTTTCACCAAGAATCGTGGTACATCATCTCTGCTGCTCTCTGGTTTGGAGTTTCCATGCGTGATCCTTAATGCCATATCTCTGACCAAATCATGCATCTTCACACAGTCAACCCCCATGAAATCTGTAGTTTTTTCTAGTAAGCAAACTTTTATCAGTTTGTTTAATATCGTTTGACCTTGATCAACTGCTTTTGACCATGATTCCCGTTTTGACATCAGCTCCGCCCCAATAAACAGGTCAATTAGTTCCTCTCTTTTTATATCACTATCTTCCGGATAAAGACAGCAATACAAGAAGCAATTCCTTTCACATTTATTCAGGCGATTGAAACTCCATTCCAGGATGCGAAACACCTTCTTTTCCATCTTGTCGTGACCTACTGAACATGCTTTCAAGTCTTCCAATGCATTTCTCCACTCGCACATCTCGTTCACACCTTTCATGCTCCCAGCCACTGTGACAATACCAAGAGGCAATCCATCACACCTTTTCGCAACGGACTTGGCAATATCTGTCAAATCTCCATCAAGCACGGTCTCGCTGCCAAGTGTACGCTCGAACAAACCCCAAGCTTCCTCTGTGTCCAAAGTTTTCAACTCAAATTTGCTTTGGCATTGCATCCGGTTGCACACTTCTAATGAGCGTGTAGTCAAAATCAGTCTGCAATTTCTTGCATCAATCCCTAAGCTGTCTAAACAAAAGTCTTCCCAAACATCATCCAACATGAGCACTACCATTTCCTCCATTTTCTTGAATGCGTCACGCAACCTACGTGCCCTTACTTTTTCATCATCCACGTCTGACAGATCAAGCCCTAAGCGTTTAGCAACGTCACCTTGCAGCCTTTTGACGGTAAAATCTTGGGAGACAGAAATCCAATAAACCTTGAATTGAGTATTCTCAAGGAGGTGATTATGGATGTGTTCCGCCAATGTTGTCTTGCCCACGCCACCCATCCCCCAGATCCCAATCCTTAAGATCTCACTGGTGTCCAACCATGCTGTGATTGTTTCCAGACCTTTGCGAAACATTTCTCCAAATAATTCTGTTATCTCTCGCGGCTCACCTCTGGTCTCAAAAACCTCAAGCAAAAGCCCATCAAAATGCTTACTTTGCTCAATAAGGTCTTCTACAGTTGCGTCCATTTCCGCCACTCTATCCCCACTGCTAATTGCATTTTTCAGAAGACAACCCTGTTCTATACTCGTTTTCAATGCTACGAATTCATTCTCAACTGTTGCTACCTCCTCAAACCAATTCTCAAcctccattttccttttcttagtacCTGATCTTTCTGCAACTTTCACTTGCGACTCGAAGTCAGTTTTCCTGTTGCGTAGTCTTTGCAACTTCGTTTCGAGCGACCTTAGATTATCAACCAAATGGTAATACTTCCTTGCTTTGTCGAATGCCAAATTCCCAAGTGCCTCCATTACCTATCAATTGACAACAAAATCTCTAAAAAGTATAGTTATAAACCAAATACGTTGTTCAACAAAGGGAGCATAAGAATTCAACACTCATTGCGTCTCATTTGACAAAATTGTCCAATTAAAGGCCTCATAGAATTCAAGAATATATCAAACTTGGTCTGCACGTTGCTTAATAAAGTCATAGCACAATAGGTaagtaggaaaagaaaaatcttcCTCAGTCAATCAATATTTATGCAACTTTAAGCTCATCTATGATTATTCCCAttggcaaaaaataaaatatttactaCAATATCTGGAGAAATATCAATGTGATATGAAGAACCATGTAAATTTCAAATCTCATCAATAAAATGTATCTCAAAAAAATTACAGAATATGCATGAAAACCCACTTCTTTAGTCTTTCAGATAGATTACTgaggtacttttttttttcttttctatcaattttcaaattttgagtgtatcaaattaaaaaatttaaatgaaatagATAACAGGAGTTGTACCCTAATAAAGTGTCAGGATAACAAAATGTttcaaattattatttttaaaaaggagaaagaggaaaCACTagtgataggttgcaattttatcatctaTTTTAcaattaattttccctattacctgacccaaTATGAATTAATtgctagattctactcacttttgatattttgtatttatttcagagagtagaacgaaaatatgataacaaatgtcaatttaacaagaaaagagttcaaataACAAAGCTTATCCCATGGGCATTATTGGCAAAGGAAGACTTTTGCCCATTTTGGTAATTTCAAAAGAAGAGAGCAGGGCAGAGACTTCTATTTTTACTGGGGGCTGGAGCGCCGCAGGGaggtcttcttcttcctcccctggAGGGAGCCGCCGCGCAGAGGCCAGAGGGGCTATGTGGCTTCCTTAGTTTTTCGTCTTTTAGCTTAGCTTGTCTTTAACTTTTTCTTCTTAGCTTTTGGGTAGTTATTCTCCACGGATGGCAGGAGGAATTGGAGTTTCTCCTTTGACTTTTCCGCATGGTCCTTGAATAGTTTCTCCCTTCTTCGTATGTCAGACGCATTGAAACAACCTATTGCTTCTTGTAATTTGCTTTCGCCTTGAATAGAACGAATTGAGTTTTCCTGACTCTTGGGCACAATGGCCGTAGCTTTTGCTTTAATTTGGTGTGGATTTTGTTCATTAATTATGAACTAATCTCCTcactctagtcaagggacaacggatgctttgggtcgcctaaaactgtgagatcgatttaatttaatctttttcttttatttattggtatccgCATATTTCTTGGTTGCTAtgtttatggttatttaattaattgattgtcttggatccagataattagttgattggatactctattgtcaattagggcattaaatccgtaattgtttaattgctctaaaatagtggcaactggcataattagacttgtgtcaggggaatacgcgggctaatctaaaataaccctggtagtgcgttatttgattagaatagggctcctctaatacgtcatgcaattggggaattaaattctatgggcgtacctaggattatttctcaattagagcagtgattaacgggcgtaccttaatcatcgacacagtaaggaggggttgactgtcatcgcttgtttggcagttataacctatttattagtaaataattggaattgcctttgcttatcgatgatcaattaggtgaaccattgctgaagttattccttggttAGATCTTTAATCATCACTCATTTGGTTTTAGtaatttgtcatttaatttctagttggctattttatttttattattttacttttagttggattgcttaaattgtcacccctgagataaaaacaccccctttgtcactgtgaatttgaaaaggaacaattactcccagtccctgtggattcgaccctactcaccactatctacagaaattatttttagtttgagcaggttttattattgcacaggcctcgacaacctgtcaatttttggcgccgctgccggggactggcgctagttatttgtttctttttaagttcatcttgttttcatttttttatatagttcATGGCTGCTAGcattccatattttgatgatagaccggactttgttcctgaatggggttatgagactcatgtttttcctaatgatcaatgggctgttgcaaattgtggaacttattttgactcaggttattcaactgacacatgccccgcatttcaagacaatctaagtgctccaattgatactttcggagattttccaccccaatatcaaatgcagtatgacccttattcaaacgggtatgatcaaggatggtgggataattccagttttgattatgcgaccgggccaatggattttcaacagcaagagtctcaacaaccatcGTCCCTGTCAGGGTACCAGCAGCAATACCAACCCCGACCACCTCCGCCCCCTCAATCTGGTTCATCTACGGAGGAGATGCTGAAACAAATGATGACAACCATGGcgcaaaatcagcaaaggacggagGCAGCTATTATGCAAAATCAGCAAAAGACGGACTCCGAAATGCAGGACATAAGGAATCAGATAGGTCAATTGGCCACCAGAATGAACCGTTTGGAGTCCCAGAACCAAGGGAAGCTGCCATCTCAACCGGAGTTGAATCCGAAGAACGGGAGCGCAATGATCCTAAGGAGTGGGAAAGAGGTTCAAGGGCCTGAGCCTGTGATCCTTAAGGACAAGGATGAGGAGATGCGAGAATGTCAAAATGAGAAatctacagatgcagttgaaaaagaagccgaaaaggaagaaatggaaccccaaccgcaacccattgaagtgaaagaatccagtgaagaatcatcaaatgtggtgacaccacctccattccataacccgcattttcttaactcttattccatgatttctgttaatgagattgattttgttataccggaagtttttgagtctcatggcagaaataagttaagagtagctatggtcaaatatcttgaaccgttgAGTGCTCTTGATGGAGGGGTGGAGGAAAAATTGAGATCACTGCTTGATTATTTGGCACCATCAACTaatccatggaagaccgtagctcgtgtgctcaaAGATTACTCCATCTATGAGGGTTACCAGGATCATATAGAGGATGAAACATTAAGACGAGCTacacgattttatcctccatgaacaaaacatgataatgtctagccaaagacattaaagaaaggcgctcattgggaggcaacccaattgtttctttaaattgattgttttgatttcgtgtgatagtttaaatatgttttccttgaatttgactgattttgggtgttaattttcgtttttgctgaTTTGTAGGTGACCTTcagtcatgacgcgcccgcgtggtgacgtgcatgaagctcacgatcagaaacttctgggagctc
The DNA window shown above is from Coffea arabica cultivar ET-39 chromosome 5e, Coffea Arabica ET-39 HiFi, whole genome shotgun sequence and carries:
- the LOC140007044 gene encoding probable disease resistance protein At4g27220, whose translation is MEALGNLAFDKARKYYHLVDNLRSLETKLQRLRNRKTDFESQVKVAERSGTKKRKMEVENWFEEVATVENEFVALKTSIEQGCLLKNAISSGDRVAEMDATVEDLIEQSKHFDGLLLEVFETRGEPREITELFGEMFRKGLETITAWLDTSEILRIGIWGMGGVGKTTLAEHIHNHLLENTQFKVYWISVSQDFTVKRLQGDVAKRLGLDLSDVDDEKVRARRLRDAFKKMEEMVVLMLDDVWEDFCLDSLGIDARNCRLILTTRSLEVCNRMQCQSKFELKTLDTEEAWGLFERTLGSETVLDGDLTDIAKSVAKRCDGLPLGIVTVAGSMKGVNEMCEWRNALEDLKACSVGHDKMEKKVFRILEWSFNRLNKCERNCFLYCCLYPEDSDIKREELIDLFIGAELMSKRESWSKAVDQGQTILNKLIKVCLLEKTTDFMGVDCVKMHDLVRDMALRITHGNSKPESSRDDVPRFLVKSMGKGNSKVTQNWTEDLHAVSFYPQYFEGVEIPPDWSPNCPKLSTLLLSHVIIKEIPDSFFRHMCGLKVLNLSWCAGITKLPNCVSDMVNLTALILRDCGGRDGLQSVPPLGKLKQLRDLDLSCTKIEDLPEGWESLVNLERLNLEQCLTLRQKIIPKGTFSQLHRLQLLLLPPYGSVQVNDPEVLNQLEVFIGCLSFTDFYNIIQWPKDYHVYINDTLTKGPCYDIDAYGCQEKHLYFHQCKLGRGSNNLPDDMESLIIQDCEGMGIRCLSDVFRNFINLSHLSELEIMDLVGIEFFWQLSSASPRDQLEVSSFSPLCGLEELRLTRLPNLVGLFYGELEPYLLPAGTFSCLRELWISECDNMKQLFTVQLLQNFQNLETLQVEDCERLEEIAADGNGGGEGIQLTSSGGGTTMISLPNLRCLSLDILPQLNNICKAAMICDSIEKIAIFGCPKVKRLPLFLPTINGLPSLPSTLRKIRGDKEWWDSLEWGNSCTKNALDPFFTTQLCDPFFC